A single region of the Arthrobacter sp. zg-Y820 genome encodes:
- a CDS encoding NAD(P)H-quinone dehydrogenase, with the protein MTTQLDFTARKIAILGGGPGGYEAAMVAASLGADVTIVERDGMGGSAVLTDVVPSKTLIATADVMTRFSSASSLGVDFGDNGQPAVADLKMVNNRLLALAKEQSNDIRRTLERVGVKVKIGEGRLLDHKTIEVVTQNGTETIEAEALLISVGARPRELETSMPDGERIFTWKQVYNLTEIPEHLIVIGSGVTGAEFASAYNGLGTKVTLISSRDRVLPGEDADAAVVLEDVFQARGMTVLNRSRAESVKNTGDGVLVTLEDGRIVEGSHCLVAVGAIPNTADIGLEEAGVALDERGQIRVDGVSRTTAPSVYAAGDCTGVFNLASVAAMQGRIAIAHLMGDGVKPLKLKNVASNIFTSPEIASVGVTEQDIADGRYQGDVIKLSLHTNARAKMMEIKEGFVKIISRKGSGTVIGGVVVGPRASELIFPIAIAVTQKLHVDDLANTFTVYPSLTGSISEAARRLHVHM; encoded by the coding sequence GTGACGACCCAACTTGATTTTACTGCCCGCAAGATTGCCATCCTCGGCGGCGGCCCCGGAGGATACGAAGCCGCAATGGTGGCCGCGTCCCTCGGTGCCGACGTCACCATCGTGGAACGCGACGGGATGGGCGGGTCAGCCGTGCTGACCGACGTCGTTCCCTCCAAGACCCTGATTGCCACCGCCGACGTGATGACCCGCTTCTCCTCCGCCTCATCGCTGGGCGTGGACTTCGGCGACAACGGCCAGCCCGCCGTTGCCGACCTGAAGATGGTCAACAACCGGCTCCTGGCCCTGGCCAAGGAACAGTCCAACGACATCCGCCGCACCCTCGAGCGGGTCGGCGTGAAGGTGAAAATCGGCGAGGGCCGGCTGCTGGACCACAAGACCATCGAGGTCGTCACGCAAAACGGCACCGAGACGATTGAGGCCGAAGCCCTGCTGATTTCGGTGGGCGCCCGCCCGCGCGAACTCGAGACCTCGATGCCCGACGGCGAACGCATCTTCACCTGGAAGCAGGTGTACAACCTCACCGAAATCCCCGAACACCTGATCGTGATCGGGTCCGGCGTCACCGGCGCCGAGTTTGCCTCCGCCTACAACGGCCTGGGCACCAAGGTCACGCTGATCTCCAGCCGCGACCGCGTGCTGCCGGGCGAGGACGCCGATGCCGCCGTGGTACTGGAGGACGTGTTCCAGGCCCGCGGCATGACGGTGCTGAACCGCTCGCGGGCCGAAAGCGTGAAGAACACCGGCGACGGCGTGCTGGTGACGCTCGAGGACGGCCGCATCGTTGAGGGCAGCCACTGCCTCGTGGCGGTGGGCGCGATCCCCAACACTGCGGACATCGGGCTGGAGGAGGCAGGGGTGGCGCTCGACGAGCGCGGCCAGATCAGGGTCGACGGCGTCTCCCGCACCACCGCCCCGAGCGTGTACGCCGCGGGCGACTGCACCGGAGTCTTCAACCTGGCCTCGGTGGCCGCCATGCAGGGCCGGATCGCGATTGCGCACCTGATGGGCGACGGCGTGAAGCCGCTGAAGCTCAAGAACGTCGCCTCGAACATCTTCACCTCGCCGGAAATCGCGTCGGTGGGGGTGACCGAGCAGGACATCGCCGACGGCCGCTACCAGGGCGACGTCATCAAGCTCTCGCTGCACACCAACGCGCGCGCCAAGATGATGGAGATCAAGGAGGGCTTCGTGAAGATCATTTCGCGCAAGGGCTCCGGCACCGTGATCGGCGGCGTCGTGGTGGGGCCGCGCGCCTCGGAGCTGATCTTCCCGATCGCCATTGCCGTGACGCAGAAGCTGCACGTCGATGACCTGGCGAACACGTTCACCGTGTACCCGTCGTTGACCGGTTCGATTTCCGAGGCCGCCCGCCGCCTGCACGTGCATATGTAG
- a CDS encoding biotin carboxylase N-terminal domain-containing protein: protein MSQFNPAPAGDPQNTKSITKVLIANRGEIAVRVIRAARDEGLASVAVYADPDRDALHVRLADEAYSLGGSTAAESYLDMGKILDAARKSGADAIHPGYGFLSENAEFAQRVIDAGLTWIGPSPHAISQLGDKVQARHIAAKVGAPLVPGTADPVKNAQEVLDFADAHGLPLAIKAAFGGGGRGIKVARTRSEIPEMFDSAVREATAAFGRGECFIERFLDAPRHVETQCLADAHGNVVVVSTRDCSLQRRNQKLVEEAPAPFLTEDQNQRLYAASKAILREAGYQGAGTCEFLVGTDGTISFLEVNTRLQVEHPVSEEVTGLDLVREQFRLARGEELGYGDPEIRGHSIEFRINGEDPGRSFMPAPGTVSTFKLPSGPGIRVDSGIEAGETVGGNFDSMLAKLIVTGATREQALQRARRALAEMEITGMPTVLPFHAAVVAHPDFAPAAGPFKVHTRWIETQFINKIPAWSGEQGSRHDDDGGARQRVTVEVGGKRLDVVLPAGLGGAGIGSNGAGGRTAGANGKTRKSSRTRGGTNPAATGDDLTSPMQGTIVKVAVQEGAVVAEGDLVVVLEAMKMEQPLTAHKAGTVSGLSAVPGATVSAGAAICSILD, encoded by the coding sequence ATGAGCCAGTTCAACCCCGCGCCCGCCGGCGATCCACAGAACACCAAGAGCATCACGAAAGTCCTGATCGCCAACCGCGGCGAAATCGCCGTCCGCGTCATCCGGGCCGCCCGCGACGAAGGCCTGGCCTCCGTCGCCGTCTACGCCGATCCGGACCGTGACGCCCTGCATGTCCGCCTCGCCGACGAGGCCTACTCGCTGGGCGGCAGCACCGCTGCGGAGTCCTACCTGGACATGGGCAAGATCCTCGACGCCGCCCGCAAGTCCGGCGCCGACGCCATCCACCCCGGCTACGGCTTCCTCTCCGAGAACGCCGAGTTTGCCCAGCGCGTCATCGACGCCGGCCTCACCTGGATCGGCCCCTCCCCGCACGCCATTTCCCAGCTCGGCGACAAGGTCCAGGCCCGCCACATCGCGGCCAAGGTCGGCGCCCCGCTGGTTCCCGGCACCGCCGATCCGGTGAAGAACGCCCAGGAAGTCCTGGACTTCGCCGACGCGCACGGCCTGCCGCTGGCCATCAAGGCTGCCTTCGGCGGCGGCGGCCGCGGCATCAAGGTCGCCCGCACCCGCTCGGAAATTCCGGAGATGTTCGACTCCGCCGTCCGCGAGGCCACAGCCGCCTTCGGCCGCGGCGAGTGCTTCATCGAGCGCTTCCTGGATGCCCCGCGGCACGTCGAGACCCAGTGCCTCGCCGACGCGCACGGCAACGTCGTCGTCGTCTCCACCCGCGACTGCTCGCTGCAGCGCCGCAACCAGAAGCTTGTGGAGGAGGCTCCGGCGCCGTTCCTCACGGAGGACCAGAACCAGCGTCTGTACGCCGCGTCCAAGGCCATCCTGCGCGAGGCCGGCTATCAGGGCGCCGGCACGTGCGAGTTCCTGGTCGGCACCGACGGCACCATCTCCTTCCTGGAGGTCAACACCCGGCTGCAGGTCGAGCATCCCGTGTCAGAGGAAGTGACCGGCCTGGACCTGGTCCGCGAGCAGTTCCGGCTGGCCCGCGGCGAGGAGCTCGGCTACGGCGATCCGGAGATCCGCGGCCACTCGATCGAGTTCCGCATCAACGGCGAAGATCCGGGGCGCAGCTTCATGCCCGCTCCCGGCACGGTCAGCACCTTCAAGCTGCCCTCCGGTCCCGGCATCCGCGTCGATTCCGGCATCGAGGCCGGCGAAACCGTGGGCGGGAACTTCGATTCCATGCTCGCGAAGCTGATCGTCACCGGCGCCACCCGCGAACAGGCGCTGCAGCGCGCCCGCCGCGCCCTGGCCGAAATGGAAATCACCGGCATGCCCACGGTGCTGCCGTTCCACGCCGCGGTCGTCGCGCACCCCGATTTCGCCCCCGCGGCCGGCCCGTTCAAGGTCCACACCCGCTGGATCGAGACCCAGTTCATCAACAAGATCCCGGCCTGGTCCGGCGAACAGGGCTCACGGCACGACGACGACGGCGGCGCCCGCCAGCGCGTCACCGTCGAGGTGGGCGGCAAGCGGCTCGACGTCGTGCTGCCGGCCGGTCTCGGCGGCGCCGGCATCGGGTCCAACGGAGCCGGCGGCCGGACTGCCGGCGCCAACGGGAAGACCCGCAAGTCCTCCCGCACCCGCGGCGGGACCAATCCGGCAGCCACCGGCGATGACCTGACGTCCCCGATGCAGGGCACCATCGTGAAGGTGGCCGTGCAGGAAGGTGCTGTGGTCGCCGAGGGCGATCTCGTCGTCGTACTCGAAGCCATGAAAATGGAGCAGCCGCTCACCGCGCACAAGGCCGGCACCGTGTCCGGACTCAGCGCCGTTCCCGGCGCGACGGTTTCCGCCGGCGCCGCGATTTGTTCGATCCTGGACTAG
- a CDS encoding purine-nucleoside phosphorylase, translating to MNNDPFELAQQAAKYIAEKTGVPSHDIALVLGSGWGEAADLIGETTATLNASDIPGFSAPAVQGHVGTIRSVLTTSGKRALVLGARTHYYEGKGVRAVVHGVRTAAAAGAKVMVLTNGCGGLNPDWKPGTPVLISDHLNLTAASPLEGATFVDLTDLYSSRLRDLARTVDPTLDEGVYAQFTGPHYETPAEVRYAKTIGADLVGMSTALEAIAARHAGMEVFGISLVTNLAAGISAEPLSHAEVLESGAAAGPRISRLLADIIGKL from the coding sequence GTGAACAACGATCCCTTTGAATTAGCCCAGCAGGCCGCCAAGTACATTGCCGAGAAAACCGGTGTGCCCAGCCATGACATTGCCCTGGTCCTCGGCAGCGGCTGGGGCGAGGCCGCCGACCTGATCGGCGAGACCACAGCCACCCTGAACGCCAGCGACATCCCCGGCTTCTCCGCCCCCGCGGTGCAGGGCCATGTGGGCACCATCCGCTCCGTGCTGACGACCTCGGGCAAGCGCGCCCTGGTCCTGGGCGCCCGGACGCATTACTACGAGGGCAAGGGCGTGCGCGCCGTCGTCCACGGCGTGCGCACCGCAGCGGCGGCCGGCGCCAAGGTCATGGTCCTGACCAACGGCTGCGGCGGGCTGAACCCGGACTGGAAGCCGGGCACCCCGGTGCTGATCAGCGACCACCTGAACCTCACGGCCGCGTCGCCGCTGGAAGGTGCCACGTTTGTGGACCTCACCGACCTGTACTCCTCCCGCCTGCGGGACCTGGCCCGCACCGTGGACCCGACCCTGGATGAAGGCGTTTACGCGCAGTTCACCGGCCCGCACTACGAAACCCCGGCCGAGGTCCGCTACGCCAAGACCATCGGCGCGGACCTGGTGGGCATGTCCACCGCGCTGGAGGCCATCGCCGCCCGGCATGCCGGAATGGAGGTGTTCGGCATTTCCCTGGTGACCAACCTGGCCGCCGGCATCAGCGCCGAGCCGCTGAGCCACGCCGAGGTCCTGGAGTCCGGAGCCGCAGCAGGCCCCCGGATCTCCCGCCTGCTGGCTGACATCATCGGCAAGCTCTAG
- a CDS encoding EAL domain-containing protein, with product MPDPAPDPAPEPHPELDDDRLSQVVEGIIRMASGDLSTYIPTSKARDQVDAVITGINLLAGELSEVYADFEDRVETRTQELREAHEQMQHMAMTDPLTGVGNRSSLRQALDNAVQARPEGGLGPAVLMIDLDGFKDINDSFGHHAGDLVLMKIATRLVGAAGAESAVARLGGDEFAVLLPVSTAQQSRNAATRIMEALKLRIQLDDLDVWPRASIGIHLAVPDEAGSDILLRADTAMYAAKDDVHQRIKFFEPVMLYSRQLRRDLAGELRHAVTRGELQLVYQPVVELETGKLQGVEALVRWHHPTRGLIMPDSFIPLAEDTGLIVGIGRWVLRTALEQLAGWCALLRPEDQFQVRVNLAASELQSMDLVDYVRRALRETGMPASSLILEITESAFIAGGEVETYSLKSLQALGVGLEIDDFGTGYSSISYLRRLPVDTVKVDRSLIEDIDDDDGQLRFVAAVHNLIRAAGMEAVFEGIETAAQAKQLHKMGCCSGQGYYFSRPLPAEQVATLLREGRTLPEAAVVLPEAAVVLPDTGAALPDSGAALPS from the coding sequence GTGCCTGATCCAGCGCCTGATCCAGCGCCTGAGCCCCACCCGGAGCTCGACGACGACCGGCTGAGCCAGGTGGTCGAGGGCATCATCCGGATGGCGTCCGGAGACCTGAGCACCTACATTCCGACGTCGAAGGCGCGGGACCAGGTGGACGCGGTCATCACCGGCATCAACCTGCTCGCCGGCGAACTGAGCGAGGTCTACGCCGACTTCGAGGATCGCGTGGAAACCCGCACCCAGGAGCTGCGCGAAGCCCACGAACAAATGCAGCACATGGCCATGACCGATCCCCTCACCGGCGTGGGGAACCGGTCCTCGCTCCGCCAGGCGCTCGACAACGCGGTTCAGGCCCGCCCCGAGGGCGGCCTGGGGCCGGCAGTGCTGATGATCGACCTGGACGGGTTCAAGGACATCAATGACAGTTTCGGTCATCATGCCGGCGACCTCGTCCTGATGAAGATTGCCACCCGCCTGGTCGGGGCGGCGGGAGCCGAGAGCGCCGTCGCCCGCTTGGGCGGTGACGAATTCGCCGTGCTGCTGCCCGTTTCAACGGCGCAGCAGTCCCGCAACGCGGCCACCAGGATCATGGAGGCCCTGAAACTGCGGATCCAGCTGGACGATCTGGATGTCTGGCCCCGCGCCAGCATCGGCATCCACCTGGCTGTGCCCGATGAAGCCGGCAGCGACATCCTGCTGCGGGCCGACACCGCCATGTACGCGGCCAAGGACGACGTGCACCAGCGGATCAAGTTCTTCGAACCGGTGATGCTGTACAGCCGGCAGCTGCGCCGGGATCTGGCCGGTGAACTGCGGCACGCCGTCACCCGCGGAGAGCTGCAGCTGGTCTACCAGCCGGTGGTGGAGCTGGAAACCGGCAAGCTGCAGGGCGTGGAGGCCCTGGTGCGCTGGCATCATCCCACCCGCGGCCTGATCATGCCCGACTCCTTCATTCCGCTGGCCGAGGACACCGGACTGATTGTGGGCATCGGCCGCTGGGTGCTGCGAACCGCCCTTGAGCAGCTGGCCGGCTGGTGCGCCCTGCTGCGCCCGGAGGACCAGTTCCAGGTACGGGTCAACCTGGCAGCGTCCGAGCTGCAGAGCATGGACCTGGTGGACTACGTGCGCCGGGCGCTGCGCGAGACCGGAATGCCGGCGTCGTCGTTGATCCTGGAAATCACCGAAAGCGCGTTTATCGCCGGGGGAGAGGTGGAAACCTACTCGCTGAAGTCCCTGCAGGCGCTGGGCGTCGGGCTGGAGATCGACGACTTCGGCACCGGCTATTCCTCCATCAGCTACCTGCGCCGGCTGCCGGTGGACACGGTGAAGGTGGACAGGTCGCTGATTGAAGACATTGACGACGACGACGGCCAGCTGCGGTTCGTGGCCGCCGTGCACAACCTGATCCGCGCCGCCGGCATGGAAGCAGTGTTTGAGGGCATCGAAACCGCGGCACAGGCCAAGCAGCTGCACAAAATGGGGTGCTGCAGCGGGCAGGGCTACTACTTCAGCCGGCCGCTTCCCGCCGAGCAGGTGGCCACGCTGCTGCGGGAGGGGCGCACCCTGCCCGAGGCCGCCGTCGTTCTTCCGGAGGCCGCCGTCGTCCTGCCGGACACCGGCGCAGCGCTGCCGGACAGCGGCGCAGCCCTGCCCTCGTAA
- a CDS encoding endonuclease domain-containing protein, with amino-acid sequence MRRPLPLPEDLTDQSFTIAQARSLGLSRSRLRAQDLLTPSREIRVRRGADLELVERCRPYAELLPGVFFSHVTAARLHGIPLPYGLQQEPVIHLSRDRGLAMPRRKYVAGHRLELDPGELTMVSSLPVTSLPRTLLDLAAQLPTDDLVVMGDWMISEHHRNFGTRRIAQVPLKDLRPYAEAKAGARGLRNLRSAIELMRVGVDSPQETRVRLELHRAGLPEFTPNTLIADAAGNPAVWVDLGCREYRTCIEYDGAHHLDPGQQSRDNGRDARTAELGWRQVKLNSYDMAQGPSWVVGKVRHALVQGGYQP; translated from the coding sequence ATGCGCCGTCCTCTGCCGCTTCCCGAAGACCTGACGGATCAGTCCTTCACAATCGCGCAGGCCCGGAGTCTGGGCCTTTCCCGGTCAAGGCTCCGGGCGCAGGATCTGCTGACACCGAGCCGGGAGATTCGGGTGCGACGAGGAGCGGACCTGGAACTGGTGGAACGCTGCCGGCCATATGCGGAGTTGTTGCCAGGGGTGTTTTTCTCCCATGTCACCGCGGCGCGGCTGCACGGAATCCCGCTGCCATACGGCCTGCAACAGGAACCGGTTATTCACCTCAGCCGGGACCGGGGGCTTGCCATGCCTCGCCGCAAATACGTCGCTGGGCATCGCTTGGAGCTGGATCCGGGGGAGTTGACCATGGTGTCGTCGCTGCCTGTGACCTCTCTGCCCCGGACCCTGCTTGATCTCGCCGCCCAGCTGCCAACAGATGATCTGGTCGTCATGGGAGATTGGATGATCAGTGAACACCATCGGAACTTTGGAACGCGGCGGATTGCGCAGGTGCCCCTGAAGGATCTCCGGCCCTATGCAGAGGCCAAAGCGGGAGCCCGGGGACTGCGCAACCTTCGGTCTGCGATCGAACTGATGCGGGTCGGCGTGGATTCACCGCAGGAGACGAGGGTGCGGCTCGAGCTTCACAGGGCAGGATTGCCGGAATTTACGCCGAACACGTTGATTGCGGACGCCGCTGGAAATCCCGCCGTGTGGGTGGACCTTGGCTGCCGGGAGTACCGCACCTGCATCGAATACGACGGAGCGCATCACCTGGACCCCGGACAACAGAGCAGGGACAACGGGCGGGACGCGCGCACCGCTGAACTGGGCTGGCGCCAGGTCAAGCTGAACAGCTATGACATGGCGCAGGGTCCCTCATGGGTCGTGGGGAAGGTGCGTCATGCGCTGGTCCAGGGCGGGTATCAACCGTGA
- a CDS encoding MFS transporter, with protein MSTKNPSTEPTPAPAPAKTNSKGRVIIASLVGTSIEFYDFYVYATAAVLVFPRLFFPNAEGVTALLSSFAVFGVAFIARPLGSIVFGHFGDKVGRKGTLVASLLTMGIATFLIGCLPTALTPGWTILGPALLVVLRFAQGLALGGEWSGAALLATENAPANKRAIWGTFPQLGAPIGFILANGLFLLLSFQLTNEQFDSWGWRIPFLASAVMVIIGLYVRLKLVETPAFQKVVDSGEVSKMPLSRAFKYSWRQMIAGTFIMLATYVLFYLMTTFTLSYGTAAKSEEAARAAAEKTGKAFDPETFAAGLGYARNDFLIMLIIGVVFFGIFTLVSGPLAEKFGRRKTLLVVTTGIFLFGFTFSPLLGGGTAGVMALLILGFTLMGLTFGPMGAMLPELFPTNVRYTGSAIAYNVSSILGAAVAPFIAVALWQAADGSPWLVGIYLSAMAVLTLIALYVTKDTKDVDYTNHSSN; from the coding sequence ATGTCTACTAAGAATCCCTCCACGGAGCCCACGCCGGCACCGGCGCCGGCCAAGACAAACTCGAAGGGCCGGGTGATTATTGCCAGCCTCGTTGGCACGTCCATCGAGTTCTACGACTTCTACGTCTACGCCACCGCCGCAGTCCTCGTGTTTCCGCGGCTGTTCTTTCCGAACGCCGAGGGCGTCACGGCACTGCTGAGCTCCTTCGCCGTCTTCGGCGTGGCCTTCATTGCCCGCCCGCTGGGCTCGATCGTGTTCGGGCACTTCGGCGACAAGGTCGGCCGCAAGGGAACCCTGGTGGCCTCGCTGCTGACCATGGGAATCGCAACCTTCCTGATCGGTTGCCTCCCCACGGCCCTGACGCCGGGCTGGACCATCCTGGGTCCGGCACTGCTGGTGGTCCTGCGCTTCGCCCAGGGCCTGGCCCTCGGCGGGGAATGGTCGGGTGCGGCGCTGCTGGCAACGGAAAACGCGCCGGCCAACAAGCGCGCCATCTGGGGAACCTTCCCGCAGCTGGGCGCGCCGATCGGCTTCATCTTGGCCAACGGCCTGTTCCTGCTGCTTAGCTTCCAGCTCACCAACGAGCAGTTCGATTCCTGGGGCTGGCGCATTCCGTTCCTGGCCAGCGCCGTCATGGTGATCATCGGCCTGTATGTCCGGCTGAAACTGGTGGAGACCCCGGCCTTCCAGAAGGTCGTCGATTCCGGTGAAGTGAGCAAGATGCCGCTGAGCCGCGCGTTCAAGTACAGCTGGCGCCAGATGATTGCCGGCACGTTCATCATGCTGGCCACCTACGTGCTGTTCTACCTGATGACCACCTTCACGCTCTCCTACGGCACCGCCGCCAAGAGCGAGGAAGCTGCCCGTGCCGCCGCCGAGAAGACAGGTAAGGCCTTCGACCCGGAAACGTTCGCCGCCGGCCTGGGCTATGCCCGCAACGACTTCCTGATCATGCTCATCATCGGTGTCGTGTTCTTCGGTATCTTCACGCTCGTCTCCGGCCCGCTGGCCGAGAAGTTCGGCCGCCGCAAGACGCTGCTGGTGGTTACCACCGGCATCTTCCTCTTCGGCTTCACGTTCTCTCCGCTGCTCGGCGGCGGCACCGCGGGCGTCATGGCCCTGCTGATCCTGGGCTTCACCCTGATGGGCCTGACCTTCGGGCCGATGGGCGCCATGCTGCCGGAGCTGTTCCCGACCAACGTGCGCTACACCGGCTCGGCGATCGCCTACAACGTCTCCTCGATCCTGGGCGCGGCCGTGGCCCCGTTCATCGCGGTGGCGCTGTGGCAGGCCGCCGACGGCAGCCCGTGGCTGGTGGGCATCTACCTGTCCGCGATGGCGGTGCTGACGCTGATCGCGCTGTACGTCACCAAGGACACCAAGGACGTCGACTACACCAACCACTCCAGCAACTAA
- a CDS encoding nucleoside triphosphate pyrophosphatase encodes MTDLNLILASASPARTKLLTNAGISHSVLVSDVDEDAVTARYGLTDPHDTALLLARAKAEAIAALPEADGSLVIGCDSVFEFDGEAHGKPWEPEVARERIRRMSGNMGVLHTGHWLVDCRDTDDDGGSGATLGAVSSASVYFAKLTDEEIDAYVATGEPLQVAGSFTIDSLGGAFIEKVDGDPHAVIGLSVSMLRELLASAGVKITDLWDR; translated from the coding sequence GTGACTGACCTGAACCTGATCCTTGCTTCCGCTTCCCCCGCCCGCACCAAGCTGCTGACCAACGCCGGCATTTCCCATTCCGTGCTCGTGTCCGACGTCGACGAAGACGCCGTCACCGCCCGCTACGGCCTGACCGACCCGCACGACACCGCCCTGCTGCTGGCCCGGGCGAAGGCCGAAGCCATTGCCGCACTGCCCGAGGCCGACGGCTCCCTGGTGATCGGCTGCGATTCCGTCTTCGAGTTCGACGGCGAAGCGCACGGCAAGCCCTGGGAGCCCGAGGTCGCCCGCGAACGCATCCGGCGGATGAGCGGCAACATGGGCGTGCTGCACACCGGCCACTGGCTGGTCGATTGCCGCGACACCGACGACGACGGCGGTTCGGGTGCGACGCTCGGCGCCGTCAGTTCCGCGTCGGTTTACTTTGCGAAGCTGACCGACGAGGAAATCGACGCGTACGTCGCCACCGGCGAGCCGCTGCAGGTGGCGGGTTCCTTCACCATCGATTCACTGGGCGGGGCGTTCATCGAGAAGGTCGACGGTGATCCGCACGCCGTGATCGGGCTGTCCGTGTCGATGCTTCGAGAGCTGCTCGCCAGCGCCGGCGTGAAGATCACTGACCTCTGGGACCGGTAG
- a CDS encoding phospho-sugar mutase encodes MTLNPTELDELVTTAQSWADEDPDPATAAELRALIASAQSEGATAAAAEAELEDRFTGTLEFGTAGLRAALGAGPRRMNRVVVRRTAAGIASFLQDTSGDKYTPSAVIGYDARHKSRAFALETAAVFSAAGIETFLLPCTLPTPVLAYAVRALDTDAGVMVTASHNPAADNGYKVYLGGRTVKGPGKGAQIVAPYDAEIAARIDYTVPLASIDTAPEGWTDVSESIVADYINAVGRLAARDHLPERDLKIVLTSLHGVGGDTMKSVLKDAGFRKVIPVAAQAKPDPDFPTVAFPNPEEPGALDLALETAVEHDADLVIANDPDADRVAVAAKNPADGQWRMLRGDEVGALLGRHLARRIGSGHWKVRGEKAKTGIVFANSIVSSRLLARVAEAAGFAHVETLTGFKWISRVPHLTYGYEEALGYCVAPGLVRDKDGISAGLLVAEMAATLKAGGRTLFDELDDLAVQHGLHLTDQLSVRVSDLGLLGEMMARLRSEPPVSFGGSAVQSAVDLSQGSGELPPTDGLKYLTRDNTRVIIRPSGTEPKLKCYLEVIVPVDSAADLPAAREQGRARLDAVLADVNAALGL; translated from the coding sequence ATGACGCTGAACCCCACCGAGCTTGATGAGCTCGTGACCACCGCCCAGAGCTGGGCCGATGAAGACCCCGACCCGGCCACCGCCGCTGAACTGCGGGCACTGATCGCTTCGGCGCAGTCCGAAGGCGCCACGGCCGCCGCTGCCGAGGCAGAGCTGGAAGACCGCTTCACCGGCACGCTGGAGTTCGGCACGGCCGGCCTGCGGGCCGCGCTCGGCGCCGGTCCGCGCCGGATGAACCGCGTGGTGGTCCGCCGCACCGCGGCCGGCATCGCCTCTTTCCTGCAGGACACTTCCGGCGACAAGTACACCCCCAGCGCCGTCATCGGCTACGACGCCCGGCACAAGTCCCGGGCCTTCGCACTGGAGACCGCTGCGGTCTTCAGCGCCGCGGGCATCGAGACCTTCCTGCTTCCCTGCACGCTCCCGACGCCGGTGCTTGCCTATGCGGTCCGCGCACTGGACACCGACGCCGGCGTGATGGTCACCGCCAGCCACAATCCGGCCGCGGACAACGGCTACAAGGTCTATCTGGGCGGGCGCACGGTGAAGGGCCCGGGCAAGGGCGCGCAGATCGTCGCCCCGTACGACGCCGAGATCGCCGCGCGCATCGACTACACCGTGCCGCTGGCCAGCATCGACACGGCGCCGGAGGGCTGGACGGACGTTTCCGAATCCATCGTCGCCGACTACATCAACGCGGTGGGCCGGCTGGCGGCGCGCGACCACCTGCCGGAGCGCGACCTGAAGATTGTCCTCACCTCGCTGCACGGCGTGGGCGGGGACACCATGAAGTCGGTGCTGAAGGATGCCGGCTTCCGCAAGGTCATTCCGGTGGCGGCGCAGGCGAAGCCGGATCCGGACTTCCCCACCGTCGCCTTCCCCAACCCGGAGGAACCCGGCGCGCTGGATCTGGCGCTGGAGACCGCCGTCGAGCACGACGCCGATCTCGTCATCGCCAACGATCCCGACGCCGACCGCGTGGCGGTGGCCGCGAAGAATCCGGCCGACGGACAGTGGCGGATGCTGCGCGGCGATGAAGTCGGCGCGCTGCTGGGCCGGCATTTGGCCCGCCGCATCGGGTCCGGGCACTGGAAGGTCCGCGGCGAGAAGGCCAAGACCGGCATCGTGTTCGCCAACTCGATCGTGTCCTCCCGGCTGCTCGCCCGGGTTGCCGAAGCCGCCGGTTTCGCGCATGTGGAAACCCTCACCGGCTTCAAGTGGATTTCCCGCGTGCCGCACCTGACCTACGGCTATGAAGAAGCGCTGGGTTACTGCGTGGCTCCGGGCCTGGTCCGCGACAAGGACGGCATTTCCGCCGGCCTGCTGGTGGCCGAGATGGCCGCCACGCTGAAGGCCGGCGGGCGCACCCTCTTTGACGAACTCGACGACCTGGCGGTGCAGCACGGCCTGCACCTGACGGACCAGCTCTCCGTCCGGGTCTCCGATCTGGGGTTGCTGGGCGAAATGATGGCCCGGCTGCGCTCGGAGCCGCCGGTGTCCTTCGGCGGCTCCGCGGTGCAGAGCGCCGTGGACCTGTCCCAGGGCAGCGGCGAGCTGCCGCCCACGGACGGGCTGAAGTACCTGACCCGGGACAACACCCGGGTGATCATCCGCCCCTCGGGCACCGAGCCGAAGCTCAAGTGCTACCTCGAGGTCATTGTTCCGGTGGACTCCGCTGCCGATCTGCCCGCCGCACGCGAGCAGGGACGCGCCCGCCTCGATGCGGTGCTCGCCGATGTGAACGCGGCGCTGGGCCTGTAA